A DNA window from Paenibacillus sp. HWE-109 contains the following coding sequences:
- the nagZ gene encoding beta-N-acetylhexosaminidase has product MKQVHTMTLREKIGQMLLCGFQGTAATEELETLITEHRIGGVIYFARNVENTGQVAGLSNRLQQIAEHADTVPLWISIDQEGGMVARITEGVALMPGQMALAAGVLGSAEAGARNEAAPVNHAAYESAFVSGTELRTLGINLNFAPVLDINNNPDNPVIGVRSFGESSQLVAEFGQQAIAGYQDANVVATAKHFPGHGDTSVDSHLDLPTITHDQERIRAVELVPFVKAIENGVDAIMSSHIYFPALESQKLPVTLSKSVLTDLLREELGYEGVVMTDCMEMHAISEHYGTVEASVMAVEAGADLILISHRRDLQISAIAAIEQAVSEGRITEAQIDASVSRLLALKERRGVVGPQLGAAADVGTAAHCAVAQRLSEASITLVKDEHQLLPLRRARTLAVTVAAAVSSGVDEAYAGPASLGAALAEHGLDVLDRVLPLQDVSELHASVLADAQHVEQIVVGTYNARFHPAQVELVRALQELGKPLIVVALRVPYDLLELPDISTFIAAYESRPLALQSIARCLLGELIPQGRLPITLGADYPAGWRWGDEL; this is encoded by the coding sequence ATGAAACAGGTTCATACGATGACTTTGCGAGAGAAAATAGGACAGATGCTGCTATGCGGGTTTCAAGGCACAGCCGCAACGGAAGAACTGGAGACGCTCATAACAGAGCACCGTATTGGCGGTGTTATTTATTTTGCGCGTAATGTGGAAAATACCGGGCAGGTTGCTGGCTTATCGAACCGTTTACAGCAAATTGCTGAACATGCAGACACCGTGCCGTTGTGGATTTCGATCGATCAAGAGGGCGGGATGGTAGCCCGGATTACGGAAGGTGTCGCTTTGATGCCAGGGCAAATGGCCTTGGCCGCAGGTGTTTTGGGGAGTGCGGAAGCAGGAGCAAGGAATGAGGCAGCTCCCGTTAATCACGCTGCTTATGAATCGGCCTTCGTGTCGGGGACTGAGCTGAGAACACTGGGCATCAATCTCAATTTCGCACCAGTGCTGGATATTAATAATAATCCGGACAACCCGGTTATAGGGGTGCGTTCCTTTGGGGAGTCCAGTCAGCTAGTGGCTGAATTCGGTCAACAGGCGATTGCTGGCTATCAAGATGCGAATGTTGTCGCGACGGCTAAACATTTTCCAGGACATGGGGATACGAGCGTGGATTCCCATTTGGACTTGCCGACCATTACGCATGACCAAGAACGGATTCGCGCAGTGGAGTTAGTTCCTTTTGTAAAAGCCATTGAAAATGGCGTTGATGCGATCATGTCATCGCACATTTATTTCCCGGCGTTGGAGTCGCAAAAGCTGCCAGTGACTTTATCCAAATCGGTGTTAACCGATTTGCTGCGTGAAGAACTGGGCTACGAAGGCGTTGTGATGACAGACTGCATGGAAATGCACGCCATCTCGGAGCATTATGGCACGGTTGAAGCCAGCGTCATGGCGGTCGAGGCTGGCGCTGATCTGATTCTGATCAGCCATAGACGAGACCTCCAGATCTCTGCCATTGCCGCGATCGAGCAGGCTGTGAGCGAGGGGCGAATAACGGAAGCGCAGATTGACGCTTCCGTCAGCAGACTGCTCGCGCTCAAGGAGCGGCGAGGCGTAGTTGGGCCGCAGCTCGGCGCAGCAGCAGATGTGGGGACCGCCGCGCACTGCGCGGTCGCACAGCGCTTGAGCGAGGCGAGCATCACGCTCGTCAAGGATGAGCACCAGCTGCTGCCACTGCGGCGCGCAAGAACGCTCGCCGTCACCGTGGCAGCAGCCGTTTCGTCGGGCGTCGACGAAGCCTACGCGGGGCCTGCGAGCTTGGGAGCTGCGCTGGCTGAGCACGGCCTTGACGTGCTCGATCGCGTGCTGCCGCTGCAAGACGTCAGCGAGCTCCACGCATCAGTACTCGCCGACGCGCAGCATGTAGAGCAGATCGTTGTCGGCACGTACAACGCGAGATTCCACCCCGCACAGGTTGAACTCGTGCGCGCTCTGCAAGAGCTCGGCAAGCCGCTGATCGTCGTCGCGCTGCGCGTGCCTTACGACCTGCTTGAGCTGCCGGATATTTCTACCTTCATCGCCGCGTACGAAAGCCGTCCATTGGCGCTGCAAAGCATAGCAAGATGCTTGTTGGGTGAGTTGATCCCGCAAGGGCGCCTGCCGATCACGCTCGGCGCGGATTATCCCGCAGGCTGGAGATGGGGGGACGAACTGTGA
- a CDS encoding ABC transporter substrate-binding protein, whose amino-acid sequence MKRKMHVLASVVALTMALTACGGKTESNTAGTSTPAASASTSTAKDTITALLPPVSPNYQKTFEQIAKDFNAANPNLTLKIEPASWEDMTQKLDTQVNAGSPPDIAFIGSEGISKYVQQGMVLDITDTATKEMVADYDKAPLEYMKNGKGLYGFPAYMEVHALGGNKAYLEKAGIDWKKVQQNGWTFEEFREAIKKGVIKENGQTSTYGFVFATKGVAAKDYLGIMAKNAGMPAPFDKDLKYAYTSKNYLGLLKNLRQLIDDGSMPKELSSVDAGKRWNMFLTGQTMITGKGLATFENSAKANNAKITANDGSAVKGSIPVDYIVLPAPTFQGAKPSSSTVVDGYVTFRGKKEPTAEHKANVVKAAYFLASGKVAATTNNDLFAAHITQSGKKAAESMKIDRSADNVIAVDNMLKNATPARPDIPSDLGAKAIKLETEVIVPKFQGLIAGEITAEAMYEAVKTAAIAAFGDNGIVKD is encoded by the coding sequence ATGAAAAGAAAAATGCATGTATTAGCATCCGTCGTCGCTTTAACCATGGCCCTAACGGCTTGTGGGGGTAAAACTGAAAGCAATACAGCCGGCACTTCCACGCCAGCCGCATCTGCAAGCACGTCAACGGCCAAAGATACCATTACCGCATTGCTTCCACCGGTTTCACCTAACTACCAGAAGACTTTCGAACAAATTGCCAAGGATTTCAATGCTGCGAACCCGAACCTGACGCTGAAGATCGAACCAGCAAGCTGGGAAGATATGACGCAGAAGCTGGATACGCAAGTGAATGCTGGCAGCCCTCCGGATATTGCTTTCATCGGTTCTGAAGGCATCTCCAAATATGTGCAGCAAGGCATGGTACTTGATATCACCGATACAGCGACCAAAGAAATGGTTGCTGACTACGACAAGGCGCCGCTTGAATATATGAAGAACGGCAAAGGCCTCTACGGCTTCCCGGCTTATATGGAAGTGCACGCCCTGGGCGGTAACAAAGCGTATTTGGAAAAAGCGGGTATCGACTGGAAGAAAGTTCAACAAAACGGTTGGACATTCGAGGAGTTCCGTGAAGCGATCAAAAAAGGTGTTATTAAAGAGAATGGTCAAACGAGCACATACGGCTTTGTATTCGCTACCAAAGGTGTTGCTGCCAAAGATTATTTAGGTATTATGGCCAAAAATGCAGGTATGCCAGCTCCGTTTGATAAAGATTTGAAATATGCATACACAAGCAAAAACTATTTGGGATTGCTCAAAAATCTTCGTCAGTTAATTGATGACGGCTCCATGCCCAAAGAGCTTAGCTCTGTTGATGCAGGAAAACGCTGGAATATGTTCTTGACGGGTCAAACGATGATTACGGGTAAAGGTTTGGCAACGTTCGAGAATTCAGCGAAAGCAAACAACGCCAAAATTACAGCGAATGACGGCAGTGCTGTCAAAGGCAGTATTCCTGTCGATTACATCGTATTGCCAGCTCCAACGTTCCAAGGAGCTAAACCTTCATCCAGCACAGTCGTAGACGGCTATGTGACTTTCCGCGGCAAAAAAGAACCAACAGCTGAGCACAAAGCGAATGTCGTCAAAGCGGCTTACTTCTTAGCTAGCGGCAAAGTTGCAGCAACGACGAACAATGATTTGTTCGCAGCGCACATTACACAAAGCGGTAAAAAAGCAGCTGAAAGCATGAAAATTGATCGCAGTGCAGACAATGTCATTGCTGTTGACAATATGCTTAAAAATGCAACACCAGCTCGTCCTGATATCCCGAGTGACCTTGGGGCTAAAGCAATTAAACTAGAAACAGAAGTTATCGTACCTAAATTCCAAGGCTTAATTGCTGGTGAGATTACGGCAGAAGCGATGTACGAAGCTGTTAAAACAGCGGCCATTGCCGCGTTTGGTGACAACGGAATTGTGAAAGACTAA
- a CDS encoding N-acetylglucosamine kinase, translated as MKRYVAGLDGGGTKTAVNVADETGKLVHAFTSGAINYNGQDELSIRQSLQEIFETIAAVCEGLDACAQIVIGAAGVSNPSVIARLEANVRACGYQGELLITGDQETALCGAHESEFGIILIAGTGSICYGRNEAGFTHRSGGYGYLIDDEGSGYSIGRDLLAALVRSQDGRLPETVITGMVYEQLHLSSVQQIIGFVYDKQTNKKDIAALAPILSAACELGDKAALGIAAKSAQALCEIAVPVVEKLSLQRGSLAMAGSVLMKNTYVQSLFAAQLKEIYPQLTCITAKNDAANGAVWMALNRLGR; from the coding sequence ATGAAGAGATATGTCGCAGGACTTGATGGCGGCGGCACCAAAACCGCCGTAAATGTGGCAGATGAGACCGGCAAGTTGGTACACGCCTTCACATCCGGTGCTATTAACTATAACGGACAAGACGAGCTTAGTATTCGCCAAAGTTTGCAAGAGATCTTCGAAACGATTGCTGCTGTTTGCGAGGGACTTGATGCGTGCGCGCAAATTGTTATTGGAGCAGCAGGAGTCAGTAATCCTTCGGTTATCGCCCGGCTGGAGGCGAATGTTCGAGCCTGTGGTTATCAGGGAGAGCTGCTTATAACAGGGGATCAGGAAACGGCGCTATGCGGCGCTCATGAAAGTGAGTTCGGGATTATCCTTATTGCAGGTACCGGGTCGATTTGTTATGGCAGAAATGAAGCGGGCTTCACTCACCGCAGCGGCGGTTATGGCTACCTGATTGACGATGAGGGCAGCGGCTACAGCATCGGGCGCGATTTGCTCGCCGCATTGGTCCGTTCGCAGGATGGCCGCTTGCCAGAAACCGTTATAACGGGCATGGTGTATGAACAGCTTCACCTTTCGTCTGTCCAGCAGATTATTGGGTTTGTGTACGACAAACAGACGAACAAGAAAGATATTGCGGCCCTTGCTCCTATACTGTCGGCAGCTTGTGAGCTTGGCGATAAAGCAGCTCTAGGCATTGCTGCTAAAAGCGCACAGGCTTTATGTGAAATCGCCGTTCCTGTCGTTGAGAAGCTGTCTCTGCAAAGGGGATCTCTCGCCATGGCGGGGAGTGTTCTGATGAAAAACACCTATGTGCAGAGCTTGTTCGCTGCGCAGCTGAAGGAGATTTATCCACAGTTAACGTGTATAACAGCTAAAAACGATGCAGCTAACGGTGCGGTATGGATGGCCTTAAACCGTCTGGGAAGATAG
- a CDS encoding anhydro-N-acetylmuramic acid kinase — protein sequence MGGRTVNLPSLLKQTSLTVAGLMSGTSLDGIDVAIVRIDGCGVDAKVRLLHFESFPYDDELREKLKQMCSIEHSDVALLCGMNFAIAEKFADAVVQTAAAANMRVDEIDLISSHGQTVWHIPVADETNPFLPKSTLQIGDLSVIAKRTGVTVVGDFRTADMAAGGQGAPLAPYGDFIMFRDAAKGRILQNIGGIGNCTAIPAQGTGTATDAGNLIAFDTGPGNMIMDQVVYELSEGKLSYDADGAWAARGQVNTEMLEEMLAHPYFTQLPPKTTGRELFGKAYTAAWLKAALERGLAHEDIVATATAFTAHSIARSYQDFIFPQYDMAEVIVSGGGARNRTLLCMLQELLPEQAILTSDELGISSDAKEAILFALLGNDFIHGVPNNLPSATGADCPTIMGKLAL from the coding sequence ATGGGGGGACGAACTGTGAACCTTCCATCCCTTTTGAAACAAACGTCGCTGACGGTTGCAGGCCTCATGTCGGGTACTTCCCTTGATGGCATCGATGTGGCCATCGTTCGCATCGATGGCTGCGGCGTCGATGCCAAAGTTCGGCTGCTCCATTTCGAAAGCTTCCCGTATGATGACGAATTGCGCGAAAAGCTCAAACAGATGTGCTCAATTGAGCATTCGGATGTAGCTCTTCTATGCGGCATGAACTTTGCCATCGCGGAGAAATTTGCTGATGCGGTTGTGCAAACTGCCGCAGCGGCCAACATGCGGGTGGATGAGATCGATCTCATCAGCTCGCATGGTCAAACGGTTTGGCACATCCCTGTAGCAGATGAAACCAATCCGTTTCTACCGAAATCGACGCTGCAAATCGGCGATCTATCCGTCATCGCCAAGCGGACGGGCGTGACCGTCGTAGGCGACTTCCGCACCGCCGATATGGCGGCTGGCGGTCAAGGCGCTCCGCTTGCGCCTTATGGTGATTTTATTATGTTCAGAGACGCTGCCAAAGGGCGCATCCTGCAGAATATCGGCGGGATTGGCAATTGCACGGCGATCCCGGCTCAAGGGACGGGAACTGCAACGGATGCTGGCAACCTCATCGCTTTCGATACGGGTCCGGGCAATATGATTATGGACCAAGTGGTTTACGAGCTGTCCGAGGGCAAGCTGTCTTATGATGCAGATGGCGCATGGGCAGCTCGCGGGCAAGTGAACACAGAGATGCTCGAGGAGATGCTGGCTCATCCTTATTTCACGCAGCTTCCACCCAAGACAACGGGACGCGAACTGTTCGGCAAAGCGTATACCGCGGCATGGCTCAAAGCTGCCTTGGAGCGCGGGCTTGCTCATGAAGATATCGTCGCTACAGCGACGGCGTTCACAGCGCATTCCATCGCACGGTCATACCAAGATTTCATCTTCCCGCAATATGATATGGCGGAAGTCATCGTGAGCGGCGGCGGTGCGCGCAATCGTACACTGCTATGCATGCTGCAGGAGTTGCTCCCTGAGCAAGCGATTCTTACCTCTGATGAACTCGGTATTTCCAGCGATGCCAAGGAAGCGATTCTGTTCGCTCTGCTCGGCAACGATTTCATTCACGGCGTGCCGAACAACTTGCCTTCGGCGACTGGGGCCGATTGCCCGACGATTATGGGCAAGCTGGCATTGTAG
- a CDS encoding GNAT family N-acetyltransferase, translated as MIVSWDDSYTQDVIDLWNEEAVRDGYKELTRQSFDEIFLSNPYFDKKNTFVRLVSDQVQGFACGCTGDDLPLGDVAGYITCIVLAQPHQNDGNYGELLAALEQRFIHLGKKQADILFFNPMLLPWYIPDTPNHEHNNAPGVPVDSRLYAYLLAHGYQERAKQCAMYLNLAGFTLPQEIKAKEDKAGAQGYQVALFDPMKHAGVDHMLNGFNNVLWQKQIGQCVADGVPVVIAAYKGEPVGFAGPVIRQANGRGYFAGIGVLPDHEGHGLGSILFFKLCEAFHAIQTDYMSLYTGSTNPAIRIYEKAGFTTVKQFSVMRREFVS; from the coding sequence ATGATTGTGTCCTGGGATGATTCATACACACAAGATGTTATTGATCTATGGAATGAGGAAGCTGTCCGTGATGGCTACAAAGAGCTGACGCGGCAGAGCTTCGATGAGATTTTCTTATCCAACCCTTATTTCGATAAGAAGAATACGTTTGTTCGATTGGTGTCAGATCAAGTCCAAGGATTTGCTTGCGGATGCACGGGCGATGATTTGCCGCTTGGCGATGTGGCAGGCTATATCACCTGTATCGTGTTGGCGCAACCGCACCAAAACGATGGAAATTACGGGGAGTTGTTAGCTGCTTTGGAGCAGCGCTTCATTCACTTGGGCAAAAAACAGGCAGACATCCTATTCTTTAACCCAATGCTGCTTCCATGGTATATACCGGATACACCTAATCATGAACACAACAATGCGCCTGGCGTGCCGGTAGATAGCAGGTTGTATGCGTACCTGCTTGCGCATGGCTATCAGGAACGGGCCAAACAGTGTGCGATGTACTTGAACCTAGCAGGGTTCACCCTTCCGCAAGAGATTAAAGCCAAGGAAGACAAAGCTGGTGCCCAGGGTTATCAGGTGGCCTTATTTGACCCCATGAAACATGCGGGCGTTGATCATATGCTTAATGGCTTTAATAATGTACTATGGCAAAAGCAAATCGGGCAATGCGTGGCAGACGGTGTGCCTGTGGTCATTGCTGCATATAAAGGCGAACCCGTCGGATTCGCTGGGCCGGTCATTCGGCAAGCGAACGGCCGTGGATATTTCGCCGGCATCGGTGTTCTTCCTGATCACGAAGGACACGGGTTAGGGAGCATCCTTTTCTTCAAGCTTTGTGAAGCTTTTCATGCGATTCAAACCGATTATATGTCTTTGTATACCGGCAGTACGAATCCGGCAATCCGCATTTATGAAAAAGCTGGTTTTACAACCGTCAAACAATTTTCTGTTATGAGAAGGGAGTTTGTATCATGA
- a CDS encoding PIG-L deacetylase family protein produces the protein MSEEKLTILAIGGHVGDAELTAGGVLASHFLKGDRIATLALTAGERGVPAGQDMAEYRVQKVKEAKTFAEMLGGEAFVFDDIPDGELPDTQEMRFRVCDVIRQVRPNVIITHWKNSMHKDHMTTHRIVNDARFFAALPTFERELPAHFAQRLYYAENWEDAVDYRPYVYVDFDVEAYDLWVKAVSTHWFVTGSKSFQYLEYYKHLMRVRGLEARKQYAQTFMIPEENMRVLKTEL, from the coding sequence ATGAGCGAAGAAAAGTTAACGATTCTGGCCATTGGGGGCCACGTGGGCGATGCCGAATTAACGGCAGGGGGCGTATTGGCAAGCCACTTTTTGAAGGGGGATCGCATTGCGACCCTGGCACTGACGGCAGGCGAACGCGGTGTTCCGGCAGGACAAGATATGGCTGAATACCGCGTGCAGAAAGTGAAAGAGGCCAAGACGTTTGCCGAGATGCTGGGCGGGGAAGCGTTCGTATTCGACGATATTCCGGACGGCGAACTGCCGGATACCCAAGAGATGCGTTTCCGTGTATGCGATGTCATTCGTCAGGTTCGACCTAACGTAATTATTACCCATTGGAAGAACAGCATGCACAAGGATCATATGACAACGCACCGTATCGTGAACGATGCCCGCTTTTTTGCCGCCTTGCCGACGTTCGAGCGGGAGCTTCCGGCACATTTTGCCCAGAGATTGTATTATGCCGAGAACTGGGAGGATGCGGTCGACTATCGTCCGTATGTGTATGTCGACTTCGACGTAGAAGCTTATGATCTATGGGTGAAGGCGGTATCTACGCATTGGTTCGTAACAGGCAGCAAATCATTCCAGTATTTGGAGTATTACAAACATTTGATGAGAGTCCGCGGCCTGGAAGCCAGAAAGCAATATGCACAAACGTTCATGATCCCGGAAGAAAATATGCGTGTGCTCAAAACTGAATTATAG
- a CDS encoding carbohydrate ABC transporter permease, which yields MALYSNHAGNPKVKTTRNTIIFIALLLFALATIFPIYFMVISSFADPVEAGAVSYSILPSKFTFASFKFFFDYSEYSYRWILNSLIVATTVMISNVIFASMAGYAFSKLRFKGRGPLFAVLLVSMMIPYQVTQVPLYILVVNVFELQNTYSALIMPSIVTVYNIFLAKQFMSSIPNEIMESAKIEGCSQFEIYWRIILPLSKTVLAVMAILTFMDSWNTFFWPLLVTNTMDMQTIQVGLKNFRFANTTFIAPMMAGATISALPMFILFFSLQRYFLEGVTVGAVKG from the coding sequence ATGGCATTGTACAGCAATCATGCAGGAAATCCGAAAGTCAAGACTACGCGAAATACAATCATTTTTATCGCCCTTCTTCTTTTCGCTTTGGCGACCATATTTCCAATTTATTTCATGGTGATCTCTTCCTTTGCGGATCCGGTCGAGGCCGGGGCGGTCAGTTATTCTATTTTGCCAAGTAAATTTACATTCGCTTCTTTCAAATTCTTCTTTGATTACAGTGAATATTCGTATCGCTGGATCTTGAACTCGCTAATCGTTGCCACAACGGTGATGATTTCGAACGTGATTTTTGCCAGTATGGCCGGGTATGCCTTCTCCAAGCTTCGTTTCAAAGGAAGAGGTCCCTTGTTCGCTGTGCTGCTTGTTTCGATGATGATTCCTTATCAGGTGACACAAGTTCCCTTGTACATCTTGGTTGTTAACGTGTTTGAACTGCAAAATACGTACAGCGCATTAATTATGCCGAGTATTGTCACGGTTTATAATATTTTCTTAGCCAAACAGTTTATGAGCAGCATCCCGAATGAAATTATGGAATCTGCCAAAATTGAAGGCTGCAGCCAGTTCGAGATCTACTGGAGAATTATCCTGCCACTGTCGAAAACGGTTCTCGCCGTTATGGCGATTCTGACTTTCATGGACAGCTGGAACACGTTCTTCTGGCCGCTTCTCGTCACGAATACGATGGATATGCAAACGATTCAGGTGGGTTTGAAAAACTTCCGTTTCGCCAATACGACGTTCATCGCGCCTATGATGGCTGGTGCAACGATCTCAGCATTGCCGATGTTTATCCTGTTCTTCAGCTTGCAAAGATACTTCTTAGAAGGTGTAACAGTTGGAGCGGTGAAAGGTTAA
- a CDS encoding carbohydrate ABC transporter permease: MANIAGSIKRRRIKGEGAWGYAFIAVALVAFAMFTAYPVVSAFMISLQEYKPLGSTYVGLDNYTNSLKDALFWKAMGNTLLYTVLTVPVNLLLSMAIAILILPLRKKTQSFFKAVYYLPVVASGVALSVVWLWIFDPMEGGIFNQLIRFFGFSNQNWLGSSSTAMFSLVLMSWLSSHGTSIIIYLAGLLGIDDAYYEAAELDGANFFQKIRYIVIPALKPATLFLLVTGVIASFQVFQNAYLMTGGGPNNATTMVGLLIFNNAFTYFEFGKAAAQSLILAVIIAGISVIQFKYAGKDVEY, from the coding sequence ATGGCTAATATCGCCGGATCGATAAAAAGAAGGAGAATCAAAGGAGAAGGAGCCTGGGGGTACGCTTTCATTGCTGTAGCATTGGTGGCCTTTGCCATGTTTACCGCTTACCCGGTTGTCAGCGCCTTTATGATTAGTTTGCAGGAGTATAAGCCGCTAGGTTCCACCTACGTTGGTTTGGACAATTATACGAATTCATTGAAAGATGCTTTATTTTGGAAAGCAATGGGCAATACGCTCCTATATACCGTTCTTACCGTTCCTGTGAATCTACTTTTATCCATGGCAATCGCTATATTGATTCTGCCGCTCAGGAAGAAAACGCAGTCCTTCTTCAAAGCCGTTTACTACTTGCCAGTCGTTGCTTCTGGCGTCGCGTTATCCGTCGTATGGCTATGGATCTTCGATCCAATGGAAGGCGGAATTTTTAATCAGCTGATTCGATTCTTCGGCTTCAGCAATCAAAACTGGCTGGGTTCAAGCAGCACGGCTATGTTCTCTTTGGTTCTCATGTCCTGGCTATCCAGTCACGGTACCAGCATTATTATCTACCTAGCGGGATTATTGGGGATAGATGATGCGTATTACGAGGCGGCAGAGCTCGATGGAGCCAATTTCTTTCAGAAAATTCGCTATATCGTAATTCCTGCCTTGAAACCAGCTACGCTGTTTCTGTTAGTAACGGGTGTCATCGCTTCCTTCCAAGTGTTCCAGAACGCTTATCTGATGACAGGTGGCGGGCCCAACAATGCCACCACGATGGTTGGCTTGCTGATTTTCAACAATGCTTTCACCTATTTCGAATTCGGTAAAGCAGCCGCGCAATCACTCATACTAGCGGTTATCATCGCAGGAATTTCGGTTATTCAGTTTAAATATGCCGGCAAAGACGTCGAGTATTAA
- a CDS encoding exo-beta-N-acetylmuramidase NamZ family protein, with protein sequence MILNGIDGIRQYAHLFKGKRLGLITAPTGLNSGFVSTIQILHEQFQLTALFSPEHGVRGDQAAGAQVETYLDPITKVPVYSLYRKDSKRLTQAMLDEVDMVVYDIQDVGVRYYTFIYTMLYALEDCARAGKPFVILDRINPLDGVTIEGNQLKLGYQSFVGNYPLCVRYGLTVGELATMVNDQMNWQCELHVVRCQGWERQMLFPETGRQWVMPSMGIPRFETALLYPGTCLFEGTNLSEGRGTTVPFEIVGAPFIDAQKLADDMNAKKLPGVLFRPVYFKPTFSKFQGEPCSGVQLHVLDARTIRPLETGVALLFAIKNNYEQFAFLPPVKEGSRPFIDLLGGDKAYREDSVDVPALLEQFREESQRFGQIKERYHLYP encoded by the coding sequence ATGATCCTTAACGGTATCGATGGTATCAGGCAGTATGCACATCTCTTCAAAGGGAAACGTTTGGGTCTCATCACCGCGCCAACCGGATTAAACAGTGGCTTTGTATCCACGATTCAAATTTTACATGAACAATTCCAGCTAACCGCTTTATTTTCCCCTGAACATGGGGTGCGTGGAGATCAAGCTGCTGGCGCTCAGGTAGAAACGTATCTGGATCCGATAACCAAAGTGCCGGTCTATAGTTTATATCGCAAAGATTCCAAACGGTTAACGCAAGCCATGCTGGATGAAGTCGACATGGTGGTCTATGATATCCAGGATGTAGGTGTTCGCTATTATACGTTTATTTATACGATGCTGTATGCTTTGGAAGACTGTGCGAGGGCAGGCAAGCCTTTTGTCATTTTGGACCGGATTAACCCCTTAGATGGTGTGACCATAGAAGGGAATCAGTTAAAACTGGGTTACCAATCCTTTGTAGGCAACTATCCGCTCTGTGTCAGATATGGCCTGACGGTTGGTGAGTTAGCCACAATGGTGAATGATCAAATGAACTGGCAATGCGAGCTGCATGTGGTACGCTGTCAAGGCTGGGAGAGGCAGATGCTGTTTCCTGAAACAGGCCGCCAGTGGGTGATGCCGTCCATGGGGATTCCGCGGTTTGAGACCGCCTTGCTCTACCCTGGCACCTGTTTGTTCGAAGGGACGAATCTATCTGAGGGCAGAGGGACAACGGTCCCTTTCGAAATCGTTGGAGCGCCATTCATCGATGCCCAGAAGCTGGCGGATGATATGAACGCGAAGAAGCTGCCGGGGGTTCTGTTCCGTCCGGTTTATTTCAAACCGACATTCTCCAAGTTTCAAGGAGAGCCCTGCAGTGGCGTACAGCTGCATGTGCTCGATGCACGGACGATACGGCCATTAGAGACCGGTGTTGCTTTACTGTTTGCGATCAAAAACAACTATGAACAATTCGCTTTTCTGCCACCGGTGAAAGAGGGATCGCGGCCTTTTATTGATTTATTGGGCGGTGATAAGGCATACCGGGAAGACAGCGTGGATGTTCCGGCGCTGCTGGAGCAATTTCGTGAGGAAAGCCAACGCTTTGGACAAATCAAAGAGCGATATCATTTATATCCATAA